One segment of Carya illinoinensis cultivar Pawnee chromosome 13, C.illinoinensisPawnee_v1, whole genome shotgun sequence DNA contains the following:
- the LOC122291134 gene encoding disease resistance protein RGA2-like: protein MAEAILFDIAARIIESLGSLALKEIGLFWGVTDELEKLKNTVLTIQAVLLDAEEQWAVNREVKDWLEKLKDVVYDAEDLLDGFSTDSLLREMMTQDKMAKKVRIFFSKSNQPVYNLKMHHKIKAIRQKLDAIANDRKFHLEERPVEIGVRARKRDDTHSYVPAAKVTGREDDKKEIIERLISDFENVGILPITGIGGLGKTTLAQFIFNDEEIDKHFQLKMWACVSESFEVEKVVGKILESVTKKKPEIAGMDTLVHNLQKAIGGKKYLLVLDDVWNEDVKKWDDLKVLLEVGASGSRILITTRSEKVAQITQTIFEPYPLQCLDERESWCLFKQVAFQNGQEPVNCRKVEVGKEIVEKCLGVPLVIKTIGRLLSLENEAGWFSFKNNKLPKIKENDILPTLKLSYDQLPSHLKQCFAYCSIFPKDYVMEKSRLINLWMAQGFIKPSNQNECLEDVGHEYFMDLLWRSFFQEAEMDDLGNVFTIKMHDLMHDLAMSEAGSLITRLESKEKTIGDQKTRHVSVVNNIDFSFVIPTSSSKASRIRTLITPGEFKYLKEVSSTFEGIECLKEASSTSCEAIFSSLKFLRVLGLHGRQLDLVPSSICKLKHLRDLDLSWNRKIEKLPDSITRLQNLYTLRLSGCKSLKELPRGITKLVNLRHLYNDGCDSLTYMPRGLGELKNLQTLCLFVVHSDSAPENRCRLSELNRLNSLRGELVISGLRHDGDDFALDYKGSNLKEKEHLQVLHLYWREENINARDEMALEDLEPHPNLKKLFISRYGGVRTPMWLLSLTNLVDLTLGHCRKLKYLPPLSRLPSLKGLYLDRLDEIEYVSDCSDNNELSSFSSSAFFPSLESIFLDDCRNLKGWWRRSDSYNVDVNTTDHALLFPRLSNLQVYDCPMLTSFPMFPHLEEGLYLRNARWKPVQQTITNASSSSASSTPIAFSSPPLSKLKHIWLQQIEDLETLPVQNLISLQHLTIADCQRLKSLSQGVQYLTALTDLWVSDCPVLDLGNDEHGMQWKELKSLVSLIFDGIPKLVSLPSGLQHFTSLQVLRILDCPVLDLGNDEHGMQWKGLKSLISLVFYRIPKLVSLPSGLQHVTTLRELEISYCSSLMAIPEWICNWASLERCTISGCSGLTSLPEAMRRLTSLKLLRIHDCPILLRRCELGGEDRPKIAHIPKLDFRLP from the coding sequence ATGGCAGAAGCCATTCTCTTCGACATTGCTGCACGAATCATTGAGAGCTTGGGCTCCTTGGCTCTCAAAGAGATCGGACTGTTTTGGGGTGTCACAGATGAGCTTGAGAAGCTCAAGAACACCGTTTTGACAATCCAAGCCGTGCTTCTTGATGCTGAGGAGCAATGGGCAGTGAACCGTGAAGTTAAAGATTGGCTTGAAAAGCTTAAGGATGTCGTTTATGATGCAGAAGACTTGCTGGATGGTTTCTCTACTGACTCTCTGTTGCGAGAGATGATGACTCAGGATAAGATGGCAAAAAAGGTACGAATCTTCTTCTCCAAATCAAACCAGCCTGTCTATAATCTGAAAATGCATCATAAGATTAAGGCGATTAGACAGAAGTTAGATGCCATCGCAAATGATAGGAAATTCCACTTGGAGGAACGCCCTGTGGAGATAGGAGTCAGGGCTAGGAAGAGGGATGATACTCATTCCTATGTACCTGCGGCAAAAGTTACTGGTAGAGAAGATGACAAGAAGGAGATCATAGAAAGACTTATTTCTGATTTCGAGAATGTCGGAATCCTTCCGATTACTGGCATAGGAGGCTTAGGAAAGACCACACTAGCTCAATTCATCTTTAATGATGAGGAAATAGATAAACATTTTCAACTTAAAATGTGGGCTTGTGTCTCTGAGAGTTTTGAAGTCGAGAAAGTTGTTGGAAAAATCTTAGAATCGGTAACAAAAAAGAAGCCAGAGATTGCGGGAATGGATACATTGGTGCATAATCTCCAAAAAGCAATTGGTGGAAAGAAATACTTACTTGTGTTGGATGATGTTTGGAATGAGGATGTTAAAAAATGGGATGATTTGAAAGTACTGTTGGAGGTTGGTGCAAGTGGCAGTAGAATATTAATAACTACACGAAGTGAAAAAGTTGCACAAATTACCCAAACAATATTTGAACCATATCCCTTACAGTGTTTAGACGAACGGGAGTCATGGTGTTTATTCAAGCAAGTGGCATTTCAGAATGGACAAGAGCCTGTTAATTGTAGAAAAGTGGAAGTTGGAAAGGAGATTGTAGAAAAGTGTTTAGGCGTCCCTCTTGTCATCAAAACAATTGGAAGGTTACTGTCCTTGGAAAATGAAGCAGGgtggttttcttttaaaaacaataaactgccaaaaataaaagaaaatgacatcTTACCAACTCTTAAGCTGAGTTATGATCAACTTCCATCACATTTGAAACAATGTTTTGCTTATTGTAGTATATTTCCCAAGGATTACGTGATGGAAAAATCAAGGTTGATAAATCTCTGGATGGCACAGGGTTTTATCAAGCCGTCCAATCAAAATGAATGTCTTGAAGATGTTGGTCATGAGTATTTCATGGATTTACTTTGGAGATCGTTCTTTCAAGAAGCTGAAATGGATGATTTGGGAAACGTGTTTACGATTAAAATGCACGACCTCATGCATGATCTTGCAATGTCAGAGGCAGGATCATTGATCACCAGATTAGAATCTAAGGAAAAAACCATTGGTGATCAGAAAACTCGGCACGTATCAGTTGTCAACAATATAGATTTTTCCTTTGTAATTCCAACTTCCTCGTCTAAAGCCAGTAGGATTCGAACACTTATTACGCCTGGTGAATTCAAGTATTTGAAAGAAGTGTCAAGTACATTTGAAGGAATCGAGTGTTTGAAAGAAGCGTCAAGTACTTCATGTGAAGCAATCTTTTCAAGTTTGAAGTTCTTGCGAGTGCTGGGTTTACATGGAAGACAGCTTGATTTAGTACCGAGTTCCATATGTAAGTTGAAGCATTTAAGAGATCTTGATCTTTCATGGAATCGTAAAATTGAGAAGCTGCCCGATTCCATAACTAGGTTGCAAAATTTGTATACACTAAGACTCTCTGGTTGCAAAAGTCTTAAAGAATTGCCTAGAGGAATTACGAAATTAGTCAACCTCAGGCATCTTTACAATGATGGATGTGATAGTTTAACTTATATGCCACGTGGATTGGGGGAATTGAAAAATCTCCAGACattatgtttgtttgttgtCCACTCTGATTCGGCCCCAGAGAATAGGTGTCGGTTAAGCGAGCTAAACAGACTAAATAGCTTAAGAGGAGAATTAGTGATTTCGGGTTTGAGACATGATGGGGATGACTTCGCATTGGATTATAAGGGTTCAAATCTGAAGGAGAAAGAACATCTTCAGGTTTTGCATTTATATTGgagagaagaaaatattaacGCACGTGATGAAATGGCATTGGAAGACTTGGAACCTCACCCAAATCTTAAAAAGCTGTTCATATCTCGTTATGGGGGTGTGAGGACTCCGATGTGGCTTTTGTCACTCACGAATCTTGTTGACTTGACTTTAGGCCATTGTAGGAAATTGAAATATTTGCCACCATTGAGTCGACTACCCTCTCTTAAGGGTCTTTATCTAGATCGCCTTGATGAAATAGAGTACGTATCAGATTGTAGTGACAACAATGagttatcttctttttcttcatcagCATTCTTTCCATCTCTCGAGAGTATTTTCCTCGATGACTGTCGTAATCTGAAGGGTTGGTGGAGGAGGAGTGATTCTTATAATGTGGATGTCAATACTACTGATCATGCTTTACTATTTCCTCGTCTTTCAAATTTACAAGTATATGATTGCCCTATGTTGACTTCATTCCCAATGTTTCCACATCTGGAAGAAGGGTTATACCTAAGGAATGCCAGGTGGAAGCCAGTGCAACAAACAATAACGaatgcctcctcctcctccgctTCCTCTACACCCATTGCCTTTTCATCTCCTCCTCTCTCCAAATTGAAGCATATATGGCTACAACAAATTGAGGATCTAGAAACACTGCCAGTGCAAAACCTCATATCTCTCCAGCATTTGACGATAGCTGACTGCCAAAGATTAAAGTCTCTCTCCCAAGGTGTACAATATCTCACTGCACTTACCGATCTGTGGGTTTCCGACTGTCCTGTGCTTGATCTAGGCAACGATGAGCACGGGATGCAATGGAAGGAGCTTAAAAGCCTAGTCTCTTTGATTTTTGATGGGATTCCGAAACTGGTGTCTCTCCCTTCGGGGCTTCAACATTTTACCTCTCTACAAGTGCTCCGAATCTTAGATTGTCCCGTGCTTGATCTAGGCAACGATGAGCACGGTATGCAATGGAAAGGGCTTAAAAGCCTCATCTCTTTGGTGTTTTATAGGATTCCGAAATTGGTGTCTCTCCCTTCGGGGCTTCAACATGTTACCACTCTACGAGAGCTCGAAATCTCATATTGTTCAAGCTTGATGGCTATACCAGAGTGGATCTGCAATTGGGCATCACTTGAGCGGTGCACAATTTCTGGATGCTCGGGTTTGACATCACTGCCTGAAGCAATGCGTAGGCTAACCTCTTTGAAATTGTTGAGAATTCATGATTGCCCCATCTTATTACGAAGATGCGAACTTGGAGGTGAGGATCGGCCCAAGATTGCTCACATCCCAAAGCTGGACTTTCGTCTTCCTTAG